The Centroberyx gerrardi isolate f3 chromosome 12, fCenGer3.hap1.cur.20231027, whole genome shotgun sequence genome has a window encoding:
- the thrap3a gene encoding thyroid hormone receptor-associated protein 3 isoform X1, whose protein sequence is MSKSTRSASKSRSRSRSRSRSRSTSRSRSRSRSRSRKHRYSSRSRSRSRSHSPSHNREKKYPRGYQNNREFRGYHRGFRRPYYFRGRGRGYFPRGRYQRGGGGGYNNNFRPNWKNYRQHPQQQQQHHYHHQQQQQQQQQQQQQQQNHSRGRSHSPKKRSGSPRPHSHSHHSDRSSSPISRHSQQSSSSSHSSSPKCRSALGLAKQNSKDVKEEHSASKDVQRGGGGGGDGEPEELAGVSAGGVKEGSAGGKTGGNWQGLTDYSSSPKRDGTQACSAVIDGQITQTTNQSSPSRKSTNDTSNGAPSWQMVGSSSSTKSPLQESPTTMFSSFDFFSKDDNLDGDKAAISIAFKKFLEEHNNKKAKSAWEKSNNMEANDVDMEKGKANGKTSAGICDSVSRKYKEDFDGDVSLSSFLKASPFLSGDGEEEEEMIIKPQSKSLRKDWHNGDESSKPKSKVTCSARELFEERFGKWENLAYPQVAKNNDLDAMAEEIYLSRKQDKAAAIAAALAKREIAGMLEDLSPERGCKARRVKSASSPSPTPPPRRNSDREMFMVRGEDSPLKAARKREAKFNVRMDFLGDSLISPSDVLAEERQLSQDLVQSSKKDQEFRSIFQHVQATQLQRSPSELFAQHIVAIVHHIKAQHFPPSAMTLNERFAMYQRQAAEKEMMKPRKSPEIHRRIDVSPSAFKKHSQLFEAMKSSEDGSYKDVGEKMKGDSMDLRLDIERRKKYSAHERDYNQDGGKDIGGSPDSSRERSVEKSSKRHKKSKKSKKKRSRSSSSSSSSSCKSRREEDFPHDKSDPKEEGFNRARLGPRNSSGPVERGRPRGGFQFRIRGRCWNRGNYQGNGSHNSSVTMPPKNEDWDPEYTPKSKKYYLHDDRDGEGENKWLDNRGRGRGSFTRGRARFIIRKANVGPNRARERFQVNGEQGDAQDEETEQDHNEGETDGGPENT, encoded by the exons ATGTCCAAATCCACAAGATCAGCCTCCAAGTCTCGGTCCCGGTCAAGGTCCCGGTCAAGATCCCGCTCCACCTCTCGCTCCAGAAGTCGCTCCAGATCCCGGTCCAGGAAGCATCGCTACAG CTCTAGGTCTCGGTCACGGTCAAGATCTCATTCTCCGTCTCATAACCGGGAGAAGAAATATCCGAGGGGATACCAGAACAACCGTGAGTTCCGGGGCTACCACCGCGGCTTCCGGAGGCCCTACTACTTCAGGGGCCGTGGGCGGGGCTACTTCCCACGTGGACGCTACCAgcgtggtggaggtggtggctACAACAACAACTTCCGTCCCAACTGGAAGAACTACAGACAGCACcctcaacaacagcaacaacatcattatcatcatcagcagcagcagcagcagcagcagcagcagcagcagcagcagcaaaaccaTTCACGAGGACGCTCACACAGCCCCAAGAAACGCTCTGGGAGCCCTCGCCCTCACAGTCACTCTCACCATTCTGACCGGTCCTCTTCACCCATATCCAGACACTCTCAGCAGTCTTCCTCATCCTcgcactcctcctctccaaaaTGCAGGTCAGCCTTGGGGCTTGCTAAACAGAACTCCAAGGATGTGAAAGAGGAGCACTCGGCCTCCAAGGATgtccagaggggaggaggaggaggaggagatggggagcCGGAGGAGCTTGCCGGTGTGTCGGCAGGAGGCGTCAAAGAAGGATCAGCTGGTGGAAAGACTGGAGGGAACTGGCAGGGTCTAACAGACTACAGCAGCAGTCCCAAGAGGGACGGCACTCAGGCATGCTCAGCTGTTATTGATGGTCAGATCACCCAAACTACTAACCAGTCTAGTCCCTCCCGTAAAAGCACCAATGACACCAGCAATGGTGCCCCCTCGTGGCAGATGGTGGGTAGCTCATCTTCTACCAAAAGCCCCTTGCAGGAAAGCCCCACAACTATGTTTTCCAGTTTTGACTTCTTCTCCAAAGATGACAACCTGGATGGAGATAAAGCAGCAATCTCCATTGCCTTCAAAAA GTTTTTGGAGGAGCACAATAATAAGAAAGCAAAATCTGCTTgggaaaaaagcaacaacatgGAAGCAAATGATGTGGATATGGAGAAAGGGAAAGCGAATGGCAAGACGTCTGCGGGTATCTGTGACTCAGTGTCAAGAAAATACAAAGAGGACTTTGATGGCGATGTATCTTTGAGCAGCTTTTTGAAAgcttctccttttctgtctggtgatggggaggaagaggaggagatgataaTCAAGCCCCAGTCAAAGTCACTTCGCAAAGACTGGCACAATGGGGACGAGTCTTCCAAGCCAAAGAGCAAGGTTACTTGTTCAGCCCGTGAGCTATTTGAAGAGCGCTTTGGCAAGTGGGAGAACTTGGCCTACCCACAGGTAGCTAAAAACAATGACCTTGATGCCATGGCAGAAGAGATATACCTCAGCCGAAAGCAGGACAAAGCGGCTGCCATTGCTGCTGCCCTTGCCAAGAGGGAGATAGCAGGAATGCTTGAGGATCTCTCCCCAGAGAGAGGCTGCAAAGCCAGGAGGGTGAAATCTGCCTCTAGCCCATCTCCTACACCACCGCCAAGGAGAAACTCTGACAGGGAGATGTTTATGGTCAGGGGAGAGGACTCGCCTCTCAAGGCCGCAAGGAAAAGAGAAGCAAAATTTAATGTCAGAATGGATTTCCTTGGAGATAGCCTGATAAG cCCCTCTGATGTTTTGGCTGAAGAGCGACAATTATCTCAGGATCTTGTGCAATCCTCAAAAAAGGATCAGGAGTTTCGCTCCATCTTTCAGCATGTTCAGGCTACTCAGTTACAGAGGAGTCCCTCTGAGCTCTTTGCTCAACACATTGTCGCCATCGTCCACCACATAAAAG CTCAGCACTTTCCACCTTCTGCAATGACTCTAAACGAGCGATTCGCCATGTACCAAAGACAAGCTGCAGAGAAGGAAATGATGAAGCCAAGAAAAAGTCCAGAGATACACAG GAGAATTGATGTTTCACCAAGTGCTTTTAAGAAACACTCTCAACTTTTTGAGGCGATGAAAAGCTCTGAGGATGGCAGTTACAAG GACgttggggaaaaaatgaaggGTGACTCAATGGACCTGCGTTTGGATATTGAACGCCGCAAAAAATACTCTGCCCATGAAAGAGATTATAATCAGGACGGGGGGAAAGATATAGGAGGTTCCCCAGATTCTAGTAGAGAGAGATCTGTGGAAAAATCCTCCAAACGCCACAAGAAGTCAAA GAAAAGTAAAAAGAAGCGCTCTCGTTCCAGTTCGTCgtcttcttcctcatcctgtAAATCCCGCAGGGAAGAAGATTTCCCCCACGACAAGTCAGACCCCAAAGAGGAAGGCTTTAACAGGGCCCGATTGGGTCCAAGGAACTCTAGTGGACCTGTTGAAAGAGGGAGGCCTCGTGGAGGATTT CAATTCAGAATTCGAGGAAGGTGCTGGAACAGAGGGAATTATCAGGGAAACGGCTCACATAATAGCTCTGTGACCATGCCACCAAAGAATGAAGACTGGGACCCAGAGTACACTCCCAAGAGCAAAAAGTACTACTTG CATGACGACAGagacggggagggagagaacaagTGGCTGGACAACCGGGGGCGCGGACGGGGAAGCTTCACGCGCGGCAGGGCGCGGTTCATCATCCGCAAAGCCAACGTCGGCCCCAACAGGGCCCGCGAGAGGTTCCAGGTCAACGGGGAGCAAGGTGACGCACAGGATGAGGAAACAGAGCAGGACCATAACGAGGGAGAAACCGACGGAGGCCCAGAGAATACTTGA
- the thrap3a gene encoding thyroid hormone receptor-associated protein 3 isoform X2 has translation MKKRTSSRSRSRSRSHSPSHNREKKYPRGYQNNREFRGYHRGFRRPYYFRGRGRGYFPRGRYQRGGGGGYNNNFRPNWKNYRQHPQQQQQHHYHHQQQQQQQQQQQQQQQNHSRGRSHSPKKRSGSPRPHSHSHHSDRSSSPISRHSQQSSSSSHSSSPKCRSALGLAKQNSKDVKEEHSASKDVQRGGGGGGDGEPEELAGVSAGGVKEGSAGGKTGGNWQGLTDYSSSPKRDGTQACSAVIDGQITQTTNQSSPSRKSTNDTSNGAPSWQMVGSSSSTKSPLQESPTTMFSSFDFFSKDDNLDGDKAAISIAFKKFLEEHNNKKAKSAWEKSNNMEANDVDMEKGKANGKTSAGICDSVSRKYKEDFDGDVSLSSFLKASPFLSGDGEEEEEMIIKPQSKSLRKDWHNGDESSKPKSKVTCSARELFEERFGKWENLAYPQVAKNNDLDAMAEEIYLSRKQDKAAAIAAALAKREIAGMLEDLSPERGCKARRVKSASSPSPTPPPRRNSDREMFMVRGEDSPLKAARKREAKFNVRMDFLGDSLISPSDVLAEERQLSQDLVQSSKKDQEFRSIFQHVQATQLQRSPSELFAQHIVAIVHHIKAQHFPPSAMTLNERFAMYQRQAAEKEMMKPRKSPEIHRRIDVSPSAFKKHSQLFEAMKSSEDGSYKDVGEKMKGDSMDLRLDIERRKKYSAHERDYNQDGGKDIGGSPDSSRERSVEKSSKRHKKSKKSKKKRSRSSSSSSSSSCKSRREEDFPHDKSDPKEEGFNRARLGPRNSSGPVERGRPRGGFQFRIRGRCWNRGNYQGNGSHNSSVTMPPKNEDWDPEYTPKSKKYYLHDDRDGEGENKWLDNRGRGRGSFTRGRARFIIRKANVGPNRARERFQVNGEQGDAQDEETEQDHNEGETDGGPENT, from the exons ATGAAAAAACGCACTAG CTCTAGGTCTCGGTCACGGTCAAGATCTCATTCTCCGTCTCATAACCGGGAGAAGAAATATCCGAGGGGATACCAGAACAACCGTGAGTTCCGGGGCTACCACCGCGGCTTCCGGAGGCCCTACTACTTCAGGGGCCGTGGGCGGGGCTACTTCCCACGTGGACGCTACCAgcgtggtggaggtggtggctACAACAACAACTTCCGTCCCAACTGGAAGAACTACAGACAGCACcctcaacaacagcaacaacatcattatcatcatcagcagcagcagcagcagcagcagcagcagcagcagcagcagcaaaaccaTTCACGAGGACGCTCACACAGCCCCAAGAAACGCTCTGGGAGCCCTCGCCCTCACAGTCACTCTCACCATTCTGACCGGTCCTCTTCACCCATATCCAGACACTCTCAGCAGTCTTCCTCATCCTcgcactcctcctctccaaaaTGCAGGTCAGCCTTGGGGCTTGCTAAACAGAACTCCAAGGATGTGAAAGAGGAGCACTCGGCCTCCAAGGATgtccagaggggaggaggaggaggaggagatggggagcCGGAGGAGCTTGCCGGTGTGTCGGCAGGAGGCGTCAAAGAAGGATCAGCTGGTGGAAAGACTGGAGGGAACTGGCAGGGTCTAACAGACTACAGCAGCAGTCCCAAGAGGGACGGCACTCAGGCATGCTCAGCTGTTATTGATGGTCAGATCACCCAAACTACTAACCAGTCTAGTCCCTCCCGTAAAAGCACCAATGACACCAGCAATGGTGCCCCCTCGTGGCAGATGGTGGGTAGCTCATCTTCTACCAAAAGCCCCTTGCAGGAAAGCCCCACAACTATGTTTTCCAGTTTTGACTTCTTCTCCAAAGATGACAACCTGGATGGAGATAAAGCAGCAATCTCCATTGCCTTCAAAAA GTTTTTGGAGGAGCACAATAATAAGAAAGCAAAATCTGCTTgggaaaaaagcaacaacatgGAAGCAAATGATGTGGATATGGAGAAAGGGAAAGCGAATGGCAAGACGTCTGCGGGTATCTGTGACTCAGTGTCAAGAAAATACAAAGAGGACTTTGATGGCGATGTATCTTTGAGCAGCTTTTTGAAAgcttctccttttctgtctggtgatggggaggaagaggaggagatgataaTCAAGCCCCAGTCAAAGTCACTTCGCAAAGACTGGCACAATGGGGACGAGTCTTCCAAGCCAAAGAGCAAGGTTACTTGTTCAGCCCGTGAGCTATTTGAAGAGCGCTTTGGCAAGTGGGAGAACTTGGCCTACCCACAGGTAGCTAAAAACAATGACCTTGATGCCATGGCAGAAGAGATATACCTCAGCCGAAAGCAGGACAAAGCGGCTGCCATTGCTGCTGCCCTTGCCAAGAGGGAGATAGCAGGAATGCTTGAGGATCTCTCCCCAGAGAGAGGCTGCAAAGCCAGGAGGGTGAAATCTGCCTCTAGCCCATCTCCTACACCACCGCCAAGGAGAAACTCTGACAGGGAGATGTTTATGGTCAGGGGAGAGGACTCGCCTCTCAAGGCCGCAAGGAAAAGAGAAGCAAAATTTAATGTCAGAATGGATTTCCTTGGAGATAGCCTGATAAG cCCCTCTGATGTTTTGGCTGAAGAGCGACAATTATCTCAGGATCTTGTGCAATCCTCAAAAAAGGATCAGGAGTTTCGCTCCATCTTTCAGCATGTTCAGGCTACTCAGTTACAGAGGAGTCCCTCTGAGCTCTTTGCTCAACACATTGTCGCCATCGTCCACCACATAAAAG CTCAGCACTTTCCACCTTCTGCAATGACTCTAAACGAGCGATTCGCCATGTACCAAAGACAAGCTGCAGAGAAGGAAATGATGAAGCCAAGAAAAAGTCCAGAGATACACAG GAGAATTGATGTTTCACCAAGTGCTTTTAAGAAACACTCTCAACTTTTTGAGGCGATGAAAAGCTCTGAGGATGGCAGTTACAAG GACgttggggaaaaaatgaaggGTGACTCAATGGACCTGCGTTTGGATATTGAACGCCGCAAAAAATACTCTGCCCATGAAAGAGATTATAATCAGGACGGGGGGAAAGATATAGGAGGTTCCCCAGATTCTAGTAGAGAGAGATCTGTGGAAAAATCCTCCAAACGCCACAAGAAGTCAAA GAAAAGTAAAAAGAAGCGCTCTCGTTCCAGTTCGTCgtcttcttcctcatcctgtAAATCCCGCAGGGAAGAAGATTTCCCCCACGACAAGTCAGACCCCAAAGAGGAAGGCTTTAACAGGGCCCGATTGGGTCCAAGGAACTCTAGTGGACCTGTTGAAAGAGGGAGGCCTCGTGGAGGATTT CAATTCAGAATTCGAGGAAGGTGCTGGAACAGAGGGAATTATCAGGGAAACGGCTCACATAATAGCTCTGTGACCATGCCACCAAAGAATGAAGACTGGGACCCAGAGTACACTCCCAAGAGCAAAAAGTACTACTTG CATGACGACAGagacggggagggagagaacaagTGGCTGGACAACCGGGGGCGCGGACGGGGAAGCTTCACGCGCGGCAGGGCGCGGTTCATCATCCGCAAAGCCAACGTCGGCCCCAACAGGGCCCGCGAGAGGTTCCAGGTCAACGGGGAGCAAGGTGACGCACAGGATGAGGAAACAGAGCAGGACCATAACGAGGGAGAAACCGACGGAGGCCCAGAGAATACTTGA